A single window of Theropithecus gelada isolate Dixy chromosome 9, Tgel_1.0, whole genome shotgun sequence DNA harbors:
- the SNCG gene encoding gamma-synuclein isoform X4, with protein MDVFKKGFSIAKEGVVGAVEKTKQGVTEAAEKTKEGVMYVGTKTKENVVHSVTSGLPGGWGGGQSVSSCSGREDQGAGQRRERGCGEQRQHCGRQDRGGGGEHRGHLRGGAQGGLEAICPPTGG; from the exons ATGGATGTCTTCAAGAAGGGCTTCTCCATCGCCAAGGAGGGCGTGGTGGGTGCGGTGGAGAAGACCAAGCAGGGGGTGACGGAAGCAGCTGAGAAGACCAAGGAGGGGGTCATGTATGTGG GAACCAAGACCAAGGAGAATGTTGTACACAGCGTGACCTCAG GCCTGCCTGGGGGCTGGGGCGGAGGCCAGTCAGTGTCCTCCTGCAGTGGCCGAGAAGACCAAGGAGCAGGCCAACGCCGTGAgcgaggctgtggtgagcagcGTCAACACTGTGGCCGCCAAGACCGTGGAGGAGGCGGAGAACATCGCGGTCACCTCCGGGGTGGTGCGCAAG
- the SNCG gene encoding gamma-synuclein isoform X2, which produces MDVFKKGFSIAKEGVVGAVEKTKQGVTEAAEKTKEGVMYVGTKTKENVVHSVTSVAEKTKEQANAVSEAVVSSVNTVAAKTVEEAENIAVTSGVVRKVSPGPQTLSVLSWAQRGCWVEAASLHSTPQET; this is translated from the exons ATGGATGTCTTCAAGAAGGGCTTCTCCATCGCCAAGGAGGGCGTGGTGGGTGCGGTGGAGAAGACCAAGCAGGGGGTGACGGAAGCAGCTGAGAAGACCAAGGAGGGGGTCATGTATGTGG GAACCAAGACCAAGGAGAATGTTGTACACAGCGTGACCTCAG TGGCCGAGAAGACCAAGGAGCAGGCCAACGCCGTGAgcgaggctgtggtgagcagcGTCAACACTGTGGCCGCCAAGACCGTGGAGGAGGCGGAGAACATCGCGGTCACCTCCGGGGTGGTGCGCAAGGTGAGCCCCGGCCCTCAGACCCTCTCAGTCCTCTCCTGGGCCCAGAGAGGCTGCTGGGTAGAGGCGGCATCACTCCACTCCACACCCCAGGAAACATGA